TTCGTACAATCTGTTTTTTTCGGCAAAGTAACTCCATAAATTTTTCTCGTATTTTTTACAATATTGCATTTGTGCATCGGTATAATTTAGCATAACTGAATCTTGAATGTTAGGCATTAATGCATTTAATGCGTAATATATTCTTCCATAAAAAATAGTATGATAGGCCAGGGTATTGGTGGGCTCTGCATTGTCAAATTCAGTAATGAGCCAACCTCTCAATAAATCCGGCAACAAATAATTTTTATTCATAAATCGGGTTCGGTAAGCGGGTAATTGCAACATTTGGTAATAAACACAAGTGTCGCCCAAATACATATCTAAAGCAGTTACTAAAGTGCTGTCGGTATAAGCAAATGCGTAATTCCAGCCACTGATGCAGGTAACACATTTGTTAGGTACATTTCTTTTCGGAAAATGATATTTAAAGCGTTTCACGCAGTCGTTTAATTCCGGTTCAAACGCTCTAAAAAAATCATCGGTAAAAACTTGTTGTGTTTGTTTATACGAACCGCTTATATCTTTATCTTTTAAAAAGGATTGAAGTGCCTCGGCATACAAACTGTCTTTGGTTCCATTCACCTTCAGTAAATTCATAATGTAATGTTCAAAAAACAATCCGTATTCATTTAATAGTTTATCTGATTCACCTTTAAGATTATCGGTTTGAATATTATTTAAGTTTCTTTCAAGACGATGTACACTTACGGGGTTAATTTTAACATTTGAAATATCTATATCTAATGGATTGGGGGTACATGAAGTTAATATCATGAGTACAATTAAACTCCCTAAAAATCTTGCGGACATACGGTTAATTTTTATATTTGTAAAAGTAACTTTAAATAAAGTGATGATGAAAAAGTATTTATACACTGTATTAACAGTCTTGTTTGTTTCAACCCTTGTTAACGCTCAAGAGGAAGGAAAAGAAAAGAAAGATTTTGATAAAAAATTTCGATTCGGACTACGTGTAGCTGCTCAACCTTGTTGGTTTACCAGTAATGAAAACAATAACAAGCCTTATGGCGCTATGTTCGGAACCGGATTTGGTTTAAATATGGAATTTCGTTTTTCTGATATAGTTGCTCTTTCAACGGGTATCGGTGCAGATTTTGAAGGAGGGAAATTAACCTATCGTCAAGAATCTTCTGATAATTACGCGGTAAGTTATTGGATGGATAATACCAAAAACATGGTTGCTGTTGAAGGAAAAGTAAATCCGCAGGATATAAGCAATACAACCAATACTCGTTTTTATGTAAAGGAAAGATTAGTAAAAACCACACACATTACACTACCTGCACTTTTAAAAATGTCAACCAATGAATATTCCGGCTTCAAGTATTTTGGTATGTTCGGAGCTGAAATAGGGATAAGAATAAAATCTGTGGCAGATGATAAATATACAACCTCTTACACTTTCGATAATTTAGGCTTGGTTACGAATGGAGCGGCCGGTGACAAAAACACGCCCGATAGTAAGAATTTAAACATAAGTAAAGATGCTTCTTTGGTTCCCATGCGCATTGGATTTAATGCAGGCATGGGATTTGAATATCGCCTTGGCGGTTCAACATCCTTCTTTATGAGTGTAAATTATTTCAGAAGTTTTACCAATTTAATGCGTAGCGATTCCAAGTTCTTAGTTTCAGATGTGATTACTGAGCCAAACGGAAATCAATCCTATAAAATGATTGAACAAAACCTGATTCAGAATGCCATTCGCATTAATTTGGGTATTTTGTTTTAAATTCATATTCATTCTTTATAAAACTAGCCGTTTCTAAGAAATGGCTTTTTTTTGCCTATTTTTTCACGATTTTGGCAAAAAACGCTTAAAAATGATTGATTTTTGTTCAAAAACAAGCATTTTTAGAGAATCAAGTAATTAAAATACTCTTATTTTTGCCCCACTAACTAAAACACACACGTAATGAAACTTAACGAGATTCAGGACTTAATAAAGTTCGTTTCAAAAAGTGGCGTAAGCGAGGTTGAACTTGAAACCAAGGAAATCAAAATCGTAATTCGCACACCAAAAGGTAACCAGCCTGTTATTATGCAGGCACCGCAAGTGTTAACCCAAGCTGTACAAACACCGGTAGCTCAAATTCAACAACCGGTTCAACAAAATCCGGTTCAAAATGCAACACCAGAAGTTAAACAGCCGGTTGCTAGCAACGACGATTCAAAATATGTTACCATTAAATCACCAATGATCGGTACTTTCTATCGCTCTGCGGGTCCAGATAAACCGCCGTTTATAAATGTTGGTGACGAAGTAAATACCGGCGCTACCGTTTGTATTATAGAAGCGATGAAACTTTTCAATGAAATTGAAAGTGAAATCAAAGGTAAAATTGTGAAGGTATTGGTTAATGATGCAACTCCTGTGGAGTATGATCAGCCTCTCTTCTTAGTTGATCCATCTTAATTAGAGAATGTGTTAATTAACCAACTTGAAATAACGTTGGTTAAACATTTTACATTCACCATATAAAATTAGAAAACGTGTTTAAAAAAATATTAATAGCCAACAGAGGTGAGATTGCGCTTAGAGTTATTCGTACTTGCCGGGAAATGGGTATAAAAACAGTTGCCGTTTATTCAACTGCCGATAGAGAAAGTTTACATGTGAAATTTGCTGATGAAGCGGTTTGCATTGGTCCGCCTCCGAGTAAAGAAAGTTATTTAAATATGGCTAATATTATAGCCGCAGCTGAAATAACAAATGCTGATGCCATTCATCCGGGATATGGATTTTTAAGTGAAAATGCCAAGTTTTCGGAAATCTGTCGTCAAAACAAAATAAAATTTATTGGTGCCAGTCCCGAAATGATTAACCAAATGGGAGATAAGAGTAATGCCAAAGCTACCATGTTAAAAAACGGCGTGCCTTGTGTTCCGGGATCTGATGGTTTATTGGAAAGTGCAGAGGAGGGGATGAAGTTGGCCAAAAAAATTAAATATCCGGTAATTATTAAAGCTACAGCCGGTGGTGGTGGAAAAGGAATGCGCATTATTTGGAAAGAAGAAGAATTTCAGGCCGCGTGGGATAGCGCTACACATGAAGCAAGCGCCGCTTTTGGAAACGGAGCCATGTATTTGGAAAAATATATTGAAGAACCCCGCCATATAGAAATACAGATTGTTGGAGACTCGCATGGTAAGGCTTGCCATTTAAGTGAGCGTGATTGCAGTATACAACGCCGTCATCAAAAATTAGTAGAAGAAACTCCATCTCCGTTTATGACTCCTGAATTGAGAGAAGCCATGGGCGATGCCGCAGTAAAAGCTGCATTAGCTATTAATTATGAAGGAGTAGGTACCGTGGAGTTTTTGGTGGACAAACACCGGAATTTTTATTTCATGGAAATGAATACCCGTATTCAGGTAGAGCATCCCATAACAGAAGAAGTAATTAACTACGATTTAATTCGCGAGCAAATATTAGTGGCAGCCGGTGTTCCTATTTCCGGTAAAAATTATTATCCGCAATTACATGCCATTGAATGTCGTATTAATGCAGAAGATCCTTTTAAAAACTTTGTTCCTTCGCCGGGAAAGATTACCACCCTGCACACACCGGGTGGACATGGAATACGTGTAGATTCACACGTGTATAGTGGTTATACCATTCCTCCAAACTACGATAGTATGATAGGTAAATTAATTACAGTTGCTCAATCCAGAGAAGAAGCCATAGCCAAAATGCACCGGGCTTTGAGTGAATATGTAATTGAAGGTGTAAAAACTACAATCCCTTTTCATTTAAAATTAATGAAGAATGAAGATTTCATTAAAGGAGTTTACACCACCAAGTTTTTGGAAACTTGGGATTTTAAAAGCTAAATAAAAAGAAAGATTATGAAGAGCAGTAATAAAATATTATTTTTTGTTGCTGCTTTTTTATTTTTATCAAGCGGTTATTTTTTTTCGCAGAACAACGGTTTGCAAATTGTTACGCAGCACATGATGGCCCAGGAAAGAGCCTGGAATGAGGGAAACATTGATGGTTTTATGAAACATTACTGGAAAAGCGACAGTTTAAAATTTATTGGCAAATCGGGCATCACTTATGGTTGGCAAAAAACACTCGATAATTATAAAAAAAATTACCCCAATAAAGCAAAAATGGGAAAGCTTGTTTTTCAAATTTTAAGTTTAGAGCAATTGTCCGATAATTCGGTGTACATCATCGGCTCCTGGAATTTAGAACGAGAAGAACCTGCAGGCGGACATTTTACCTTACTTTGGAAAAAGATTCAGGGCGAATGGGTGATTGTTTGTGATCATACCAGTTGAGGTATTGAATTGGACGGATTAATATAAGGTAGGAGCGAAGTTTTATTCTATTTGAAAGATAATCGTAATTTCTTAATACAGCTTATCCCCCCAGCTCTTTCATTATTTCTTGGTCCAAGTCATTCACAAATTCCTTTAACTTTTCTTCCTCTTCCGGATTATTATGTAATGGACGATGCGCTTTGGCTTTATTTAATTGTTCAATTTTATGATTCAACTTGATGGATTTTTCTGAGAAAAAGGTTTCTGCAAATTTCTCCCAAACATAATTTACAGCCATTTGATTAGGGTGTGCTAAGTCTTCTTTGAAAAAACGATAATCGCGTAAATCATCACTCACCAATTCATAGGCGGGAAAATAATGACAGTCCTTATTCAACTTACAAATATTTTGAGCAGCGAGCAAGAGCGTGGATTTGCTTAAGGCATTATTTTCTAATCCGTCTTTAAGATATTTTACGGGAGAAACCGTAAAAATAAACTGAATAAGCGGATTTATTTTTTTGATTTCAGTTAAAAGGCCCGTGTATTGTTTTACTATGTTTTCAACTGAGCAAAGTTCTTTCGTAAAAAGGGCTCCGCTTTGTTTATGGCAGTTGGCCACTACTCCGTTCAATTCTTTATGTTTATAATAGAAGGCACTGCCAAAGGTGATAATTAAAACTTTAGCTGTTTTTAAAAATTGCAAAGCCGTAGTCTGCGTATTTTTTATCTTTTGCATGAGTTCTTCTTTAGAAGAAGCTTTTACTGAAGAGTGATGTGCAAAACTGTAAAATTCATCACCACGTTTCAATAAATATTTTTCTTCAAAAGCAGGACTTAAAATTTCGGATAAACTATTTTCAATGCTCCGTGGATTAAAAAGTATACCATTTGGATTTTGCAAAACCGGAAAGCGATGTTCGTTTAATATATTTCCTATTTCTACTGCAAAGCAAGAGCCAATTAAAAAAATACCGGATTGGTGATCCAATTGATATGGGGCTTTAATGGGGGTATGATTGAGGTGTAATTTCAAGATTGCAGTTCTTTGAATTTGTTATCGAGAAAAGCTTTGGCCTCATCATAAGTGTTTTGAATTAAGCCGTCTAATACCGCATCTTTTAAAGCGTTTTTTAAAACACCCACGATTCTTCCGGCTTCTAAATTATATAGTTTCATAATTTCTTCTCCTTTTATAATGGGTTGCCAGTTTCTGATTCTATCTTTTTCCTCCAATTCAACCAATTTATTTTTTACGATTTCAAAGTTCTGCATGTAACGTTTTACCTTATTCGGGTTTTTGGTTGTGATATCGCTTTCGCAAAGTATCATTAAATCATCTACATCATCTCCGGCTTCAAATAATAAACGGCGAACCGCGCTGTCGGTAACTTCAGTCTTGGCTAAAACAATTGGACGTAAATGCAATTGCACCAATTTTTGTACGTACTTCATTTTTTCATTGAGCGGAAGTTTTAAGGAAGTAAAAATTTTAGGCACCATCCTTGCGCCTTTATCTTCATGACCGTGAAAAGTAAATCCGTGTCCGGGTTCAAAGCGTTTGGTAGCCGGCTTAGCAATATCGTGCAATACTGCGGCCCATCTCAGCCATAAGGAATCTGTTTTTTTAGATATATTATCTACAACCTCCAGGGTATGATAAAAATTATCTTTGTGTGCCAGGCCATTTACCGATTCCACGCCGTGCAGCTTAACGAATTCCGGAAATATTATTTGCAACAATCCGCTTTCAAAAAGTAAATTAAAACCTATGGATGGTTTGGAAGAAAGAATTATTTTATTGAGTTCATCGCTTATTCTTTCTTTAGATACAATTTTTATCCTTTCTTTATTCTTAGCAATAGAAGAAAACGAATTCTCTTCAATTTTAAAATTTAACTGTGAAGCAAATCGAATGGCACGCATCATGCGGAGTGGATCATCGCTGTAGGTTATTTCGGGATTCAGCGGAGTTCTTAAAATTCCATTCTTTAAATCTTCAATTCCGCCAAATGGATCGAGTAGCTGGCCGAAGTTTTTTTCTGAAACGCCAATGGCTAAAGCATTGATGGTAAAATCTCTTCTGTTTTGATCTTCTTCCAGTGTGCCATTTTCAACTATAGGTTTTCTGGAATTTCTATTATAGCTTTCTTTACGTGCGCCTACAAATTCAATTTCAAGTTCTTGAAATTTAATTTGTGCCGTGCCAAAGTTTTTAAAAGTGCTTAATTGTGCGTCACTGCCTAATTTCTCACATACCTTTTCAGCCAATTCAATGCCTTTTCCAATGGTAACTATATCAATATCTTTGCTATTGCGTTGTAGAATATAATCGCGCACAAAACCTCCAATAGCGTAGGAGTCTTGCTTCAATTCATCGCTGCAAGATTTTATTATTTTAAATATGTCTTGATTTAAAAAATCGTACATAGGGTAAATTTACGATTTTACGGGGTATAATTATCGTATTGGCTACTTAGATTATTTACCGGATCTTCTTTTCTTTTCTTTAATGATCAAGCTTAATTCCCTTCCGGTTTGTCCTTTAACACTGGTATTTTCCTGAGCGCGACGAATGAGGTAGGGCAAAACTTCTTTTACAGGACCATAAGGAACATATTTAGAAACATTGTATCCGCTTAAGGAAAGATTAAAGCTAATGTGATCACTCATGCCTAAAAGTTGAGAAAAATATATTCTTTTATTATTAGGGCTGATTTTATATTGTTTCATTAATTCTACTAAATATAAACTGCTTTTTTCATTGTGCGTTCCGGCACAAAGACCCATCATATTTATATTTTCTACACAAACTTTTAAGGCTTCATCATAATCTTTATCACTGTTTTCTTTGCTTTTCTGAATGGGAGATGGATAATTCATTTCAATGGCACGGGCACGTTCTTTTTCCATATAAGCTCCACGTACCAGTTTGGCCCCAACTTGGTATCCTTTATTTTTTGCAGTTTCAATTGTTTTTTTGAGATAATTCAGTCGATCGTGTCTGTATAATTGAAATGTATTATACACAATAGGTTCATGCGTATTGAATTTTTCCATGTTTTCATTGGCCAATTCATCAATGGCCGGTTGAATCCAACTTTCTTCTGCATCAATAAACAAGGCTTGTTTATTTTTAAATGCAGCTTCACATATTTTTTGTACTCTTTCTTTTACTTTCTGCCACTCTTTATTTTCAGCTTCATTGAGTTGTTTGTTTGCGCTCACTTGTACCAATAAATCAAATCGCGCTAAACCGGTAACTTTAAAAACGCAAAAGGGAATATTTTGATCGCCCTTGGCTTTTTGAATAGTGGCTAATGTTTCCTCCAAACATTGATCAAAATCTTGTTCACTTTCTTTGCCTTCTACGCTGTAATCTAGAATAGTACCAATGTTGTATTTAGCTAAATGCGCAATCGTATTAGCGCAATCGTGAATATTTTCTCCACCAACAAATTGTTTAAAGATTGTATTTTTAATTAATCCTTTAAATCCAAGATTAAGTGCGGAAGGAGCAAAGGTTGCGCCAAATTTCACCATAAATGGGTTGCCAATGAGTTTGAATAAAAAGTAAGAGCGATTTAATTCACTGTTTGACTTTGATTTGAAAGCGTTTTCTGTATTATCGAATGAAATCATGGTGTTTAGTATTAGTATCCGAATATTTCTGTTAAAGATAAAAATTTGACCGGGCCATATTGTTCAAGAATTTTAATGTCCATTTTTTCTTTTTTACCCAAAATCAATAATGAATTGGGTTTATTTTTAATATTTTCACCGTGAAATTTATCAACGTCGGTCAAAGAGTAATTTTTTACTTTCTCAAATATTTCTTTTCGGATGTCGGTTGTGTGGCCTAAATCTACTGCTGTTAAGTAATTAAATATTTTTTCACTTTTAGTTATTCTTCTTGTTCTAATGTCCTGAAGTAACATTTCTTTTGATGCTAAAAAGCTGTTATTGGATTTTGGCATTTCATTTAATAGACTTTGCATTCCTTGTATTGCTTCATTTAATTTATCGGCTTGCGAGCCAATATAGGACATGTTAAATGTTTTTTTATATTTTTTATTTGGTAAATTAAAATTTGAATAACAGGAATAAGCTAATGCTTTAGATTCTCTTAAGTCCTGAAAAACTACTCCGTTCATCCCGCCGCCAAAATAAGCGTTATATAAAAAAGTAATCGGAACATTATCTGTTATGTAATTTCCGCCATTGGATATCATAAGAATTTCTACCTGTTTCATGTCGAAATCTACAGCGTAAACCTGTTTGAGCTGATGTAAAATTTCAAATTGTTTAGGAAGAGGAGGCTCCATTAATTTTTCGGGAGTTCTGTGATTTTCTTTCAAGTATTGGGTAATGCTTTTTAAATCGATAGGTCCATAATAAAGCACCTGATGTGGATAAGAAAGGAGCTTTCTTATCTTATTCTGGATCTGTTCAACATTTAGTTTATTCAATTCATCATTAGAGATTACATGTGTGAAGGGATTGAGCGGGCCATACAATGCATATTTGAGTAAAGCTTCGTTTAGTATAAGTCCTTTATTTTGTTTTGCATCGTTTCTGGTTTTTAGAATATTTCCTTTGAGATCAGTAAGCGCTTCCTGTTCTACAACTCCTTCTGATAATATATTTTCTAATAGATTAACAGATTTCTCGAAACTTTCGTTAAGGCCGGTAAGCCTTATCCAAGTATTCTCATTGTCACAGTACACATCCAAATTGCAACCTAATTTGTAAAATTCCTGTTGAATTTTTTCAGCATTCATGTCCTTAAGAGCGCACAGCGGAATGTACTCCACGGCAATAGGCAATTCAACGTCGTTGTTATTACCCATATTGAATTTAAAATACAATTGAAATAATTTATTCTCATCGTTTTTGGTATAAATAAGTGGAATATTAGCTTTCAGTGTATCTTGCAAAATGTCTTTTTTGTAATCGATAAAAACCGGATTTATTTCCGGTGGAGTTGAGTTCATGATTTTTTGTACAAAGGGAGAAGCGTCATCACGATTAACTTCTACGGGAGTAATTTCGGGTTTATCTACTTTTTGAACGGTGGTATCTTCTCCAACGTGTTTATAAACGATTACATAATTATTTTTCGAAAAATTTTTGTTTGTGAATTCAACAATATCTTTTTTTGTTATTTTCGAAAGTCTTTCAATTCTGTTAACGTTATCACTCCATTTAATATCGGAAACAAAGGCATTAAGCATTTCTTCGGCTCGTGGGCCATTGTTTTCTAGTGATTTTGTTTTTTGAAGTTTGATATCGGTGAGTACAGCATCCATCATCCAATCCGGAAATTCACCTTTTTTAATTAACTCCAATTGCTCAAGTATTAACTGTTCTAATTCTTTCAGACTTTGACCCTCTATGGGTTGTCCCCCTATGCTGAAAAGTGAATAGTCTTTCAAGGGCCAAAGGATTGCATTACATCCTAAAGCTTTTTGGCTTTGGTTTAGATTTAAGTCTATTAATCCGGCAGTACCATTGTAAAGTATACCTGTGAGGAGGGTCAGTATTTCTTCTTCTTGACTTCCTTTACCGTTAAATCTCCAGGCCAGATTTACATTGCTGGGATCGGGTCCGTAAATATTTATTTCTCTTTTTTCGTTAATCGGATCTTCGGGGGTGAAAGTAAAAGAATCTACCGGTTTAGGTTTTAAGCCACCAAAATGTTTATTTATTTGTTTAATTACCTGATCGGGATCAAAATCTCCGCTCATTACAATAGCCATATTGTTAGGCACATAATATTTATTAAAGAAATTATGAATTTCAACCATGGAAGGATTTTTCAAATGATCAATTGTTCCTATTGTTGTTTGAGTGCCGTAAGTATGTTTTTTCCACAGTGCCGCCATGGCCGCTTCATAAACTTTATTCTGATCATCGTCCATTCCTCTGTTTTTTTCTTCGTATACGGCTTCTAATTCGGTATGAAATAATCTTAGAACTAGTTTTCTAAATCTTTCCGATTCAATTTTGAGAAAATTTTCGACTTGATTTGAAGGTATTTCATTGATGTAAACGGTTTCATCAAATGAGGTAGAGGCATTTGTTCCGTCGGCACCAATAGCGGCCAACATTTTGTCGTATTCATTTGCTATCGCATACTTTGCAGCAATACCACTTACGCTGTCGATTTGCCTGTACAGTTGTTTACGCTTTAACTGATCTTTTTCCTGGCCGTATATTTGATATAATTTCTCAATTTTTTGCAGTTCAATACTTTCTTTTGCCCAATCTTTTGTTCCGTATTTATCGGTGCCTTTAAAAACCATGTGCTCGAGGTAATGTGCAAGTCCGGTAGCTTGTGCCGGATCGTTTTTACTTCCGGCTTTTATACCAATTAAGGTTTGAATACGCGGTGCATTTTTATAAACTGAGAGGTAAACTTTTAATCCGTTAGGTAAAGTATAGATTCGGGCCTTTAAAGGATCGTTAGGAACGTATTCATAATCTAACTGTGAAGCTTTTACATCTTTAACCGGAATTTTATTTCCCGCAGGTTTATTTTGTGCGTTGCCGTTAAGTCCAACCAAAAGGATGAGCAACAGCTGTAATTTATACCAATTCATTTAATAATCGATTTCTAAGTCTAAACGTTTTTTTAATTCCTGTAAGTTTGGATTTTTTTCACACATGTGTTTAAATACATCAGAAGGTTTGTAGGCTTTGATTTGTGTTTCGTTTTTTGAAAGTAAAATGTCTAAACTGATGGAATTGTCTTTTATTAATTTTCTTATTTCATCCAAAAAATCCTGTCTGATATTCTGTAATTTTTCTTTTTGAGTAGCATTTGTTAGGGTAAGTGTAATGGTGTTGTCATTAAAGGTAATAACGGAGGTTGTTAAAGTAACAAACAGTTGCATGGCGCCTTCTTGCTGTTTTTTGTTTGCATATTGAATTATGGCATCTTTAACTTGCTCTTCGGTTGTTTGTCCGTTTTTTTCAAAAATTATCGTCTCTTCTTTTTCGTCTGATTTTTGAAGTACAGTTTGTGTGCCGTTTTTTATTTCAGCTAGATTGAATCCGGTTTTTAATCTTAATTCCTGAAAGTTGGCGGAAGGTTTCTCGGCTACTTTAATATCGGGGACTGCATTTTTAATTGCTTTAGGCTGAATTGTTTTTTCTTTAACGGAGTTGGTTTGAAAAACAGGTTCTAATTCATCTTTTTTTTTTCCGCATCAGCTGATGCGGTAAGATAAGTGAGCTGTAATAATGCCATTTCTATGAGCAATCGTTGATTTCGGGCATTTTTAAAGTTTACATCAGCTTTGCTTATTATGGCTAATGATTTTAAGAGAAATGATGTATCTGCTAAAGCGGCTTGTTCGGCATAACGTTTTTTAAGACTATCACTCACTTCTAATAGGGTGAGTGTTTGTGGATCTTTACTCACTAATAAATTCCGAATATGTTCACCTAAGCCAATGATGAAATTATGAGCATCAAATCCTTTTTTTAGAATCTCATCAAATAACAGCATGATTTGGGACATGTTATTTTTCAAAAAGTTTTCGGTGATTTTAAAATAATAATCATAATCCAACACATGTAAATTCTCAACAACTTGTTTATAGGTTAAGTTGTTGCCGGTAAAGGCCACCATTTGATCGAAGATAGAGCAAGCGTCACGTAAACCACCGTCTGCTTTTTGTGCAATGATGTTTAAGGCATCAGCTTCATACTGTACTTCTTCGCTTTTAGCAAGAAATTCCAAATGCTTGGCTATATCGTCGGTTTTAATTCGGTTGAAATTAAAAATCTGACAACGAGAGAGTATGGTTGGAATTATTTTATGTTTTTCTGTTGTAGCTAAAATAAATTTTGCGTGAGGAGGAGGTTCTTCTAAAGTTTTGAGAAAAGCATTAAATGCAGTATTACTTAACATATGAACCTCATCAATGATATACACTTTATATTGACCCAATTGCGGTGCAAATCTAACCTGATCCACTAAGTGTCTGATGTCTTCCACTGAATTATTGCTAGCCGCATCTAATTCATAAATATTTAAAGATGCCCCGGTATTAAAACTTGAGCAGGATTCACAGGCGTCACAAGCCTCTCCATCAGGCCTAACTTGAAAACAATTAATTGTTTTTGCGAAAATTCGGGCGCAGGTTGTTTTTCCGACCCCTCTTGGCCCGCAGAAAAGATAAGCTTGTGCGAGTTGATTGTTGGTAATGGCATTCTTCAAGGTATTGGTTATGTGAGATTGCCCAACAACGGTGTTGAAATGTTGGGGTCTGTACTTACGGGCCGATACAATGAAGTTTTCCATTTATAAACTTAAAAGTACGGGAAAATGAGGGGTAAATGCGAATTTGAATGAACAAAAAAAGGTTAAATTTATTAACCTATGTTTATAAATAATAGCAATAAAACATACTTTTAAGCATTGAAATTAGGTTGGGTTATATTTATTTTTTTACTGCTGGCTGGTTTTTCTTATAGTCAAAATGCAATCAGGGGAATTATAGTAGAATCTGATAGCGGAAATGTGATGCCGTTTGTTTATTTAATCAATAAAAGTAACGGAAATGGTACGATGAGTGATAACGACGGGAAGTTTACCTTATTCACTAATATAAACGATACGATAATTTGCACCTTTGTGGGATTTGCAAAGAAAATAATTGCCGTAAAAGATTTAAAAACTAATGAAAATGGTGAAGTAAAGATTGTGATGTTACAATTACCCATTCAATTAGGACCGGTTATAGTGAATACTTTTAAGATAAGGTCGTATGAGCGTGATTATATGAGTAAGATAATTGATGAGAGCAGAATGCGCAGGCTTGATTATTTTCAAAGCCCGATTTCTGCCTTATATATGAGTTTTAGCAAGGAAGGAAAACAAATCAGGAAGCTGGCTAAAATTTTCGAAGGAGTATTAATTGAAGAGCAGGTACAAAAGAAATTAAGTCCTGAAATTTTAGCCAAGTTAACAGGAGATAATGAAATTGATTATGTAGCTTTTCGAAAGTATTGTGTAGCCGTAAGTGATGAATTTATTATTAATAATGATGGCGTTGAATTATATAGTAGAGTAATGGGTTGTTACAAAAGATATAAAGCGGAAGGAAGGAAATAAACTATTGCATCTTGAATTTACTTTTGTAAAATTCATAAAAACTTACGTTTAATAGTATTAGCAACAAACCATAAATGGTATCTTCTATAGGAATATTGAGTAATCTAACCGTTAGATTTTCTGAATCATTGTAAATTACCACCGGTTCATTTGAAAAGCTGCCGGTTAATATACCGTTACTGATAGTAAATGGAACTAAAATCAGTAAGTAGGTTATCCCAAAGAGTTTCAGGAATTTTACTTTTAAGAAGAGTAAAATAAATATAAGTAA
This window of the Sphingobacteriaceae bacterium genome carries:
- a CDS encoding outer membrane beta-barrel protein — protein: MKKYLYTVLTVLFVSTLVNAQEEGKEKKDFDKKFRFGLRVAAQPCWFTSNENNNKPYGAMFGTGFGLNMEFRFSDIVALSTGIGADFEGGKLTYRQESSDNYAVSYWMDNTKNMVAVEGKVNPQDISNTTNTRFYVKERLVKTTHITLPALLKMSTNEYSGFKYFGMFGAEIGIRIKSVADDKYTTSYTFDNLGLVTNGAAGDKNTPDSKNLNISKDASLVPMRIGFNAGMGFEYRLGGSTSFFMSVNYFRSFTNLMRSDSKFLVSDVITEPNGNQSYKMIEQNLIQNAIRINLGILF
- the accB gene encoding acetyl-CoA carboxylase biotin carboxyl carrier protein: MKLNEIQDLIKFVSKSGVSEVELETKEIKIVIRTPKGNQPVIMQAPQVLTQAVQTPVAQIQQPVQQNPVQNATPEVKQPVASNDDSKYVTIKSPMIGTFYRSAGPDKPPFINVGDEVNTGATVCIIEAMKLFNEIESEIKGKIVKVLVNDATPVEYDQPLFLVDPS
- the accC gene encoding acetyl-CoA carboxylase biotin carboxylase subunit, producing the protein MFKKILIANRGEIALRVIRTCREMGIKTVAVYSTADRESLHVKFADEAVCIGPPPSKESYLNMANIIAAAEITNADAIHPGYGFLSENAKFSEICRQNKIKFIGASPEMINQMGDKSNAKATMLKNGVPCVPGSDGLLESAEEGMKLAKKIKYPVIIKATAGGGGKGMRIIWKEEEFQAAWDSATHEASAAFGNGAMYLEKYIEEPRHIEIQIVGDSHGKACHLSERDCSIQRRHQKLVEETPSPFMTPELREAMGDAAVKAALAINYEGVGTVEFLVDKHRNFYFMEMNTRIQVEHPITEEVINYDLIREQILVAAGVPISGKNYYPQLHAIECRINAEDPFKNFVPSPGKITTLHTPGGHGIRVDSHVYSGYTIPPNYDSMIGKLITVAQSREEAIAKMHRALSEYVIEGVKTTIPFHLKLMKNEDFIKGVYTTKFLETWDFKS
- a CDS encoding nuclear transport factor 2 family protein, which translates into the protein MKSSNKILFFVAAFLFLSSGYFFSQNNGLQIVTQHMMAQERAWNEGNIDGFMKHYWKSDSLKFIGKSGITYGWQKTLDNYKKNYPNKAKMGKLVFQILSLEQLSDNSVYIIGSWNLEREEPAGGHFTLLWKKIQGEWVIVCDHTS
- a CDS encoding GSCFA domain-containing protein, which translates into the protein MKLHLNHTPIKAPYQLDHQSGIFLIGSCFAVEIGNILNEHRFPVLQNPNGILFNPRSIENSLSEILSPAFEEKYLLKRGDEFYSFAHHSSVKASSKEELMQKIKNTQTTALQFLKTAKVLIITFGSAFYYKHKELNGVVANCHKQSGALFTKELCSVENIVKQYTGLLTEIKKINPLIQFIFTVSPVKYLKDGLENNALSKSTLLLAAQNICKLNKDCHYFPAYELVSDDLRDYRFFKEDLAHPNQMAVNYVWEKFAETFFSEKSIKLNHKIEQLNKAKAHRPLHNNPEEEEKLKEFVNDLDQEIMKELGG
- a CDS encoding HD domain-containing protein, with the protein product MYDFLNQDIFKIIKSCSDELKQDSYAIGGFVRDYILQRNSKDIDIVTIGKGIELAEKVCEKLGSDAQLSTFKNFGTAQIKFQELEIEFVGARKESYNRNSRKPIVENGTLEEDQNRRDFTINALAIGVSEKNFGQLLDPFGGIEDLKNGILRTPLNPEITYSDDPLRMMRAIRFASQLNFKIEENSFSSIAKNKERIKIVSKERISDELNKIILSSKPSIGFNLLFESGLLQIIFPEFVKLHGVESVNGLAHKDNFYHTLEVVDNISKKTDSLWLRWAAVLHDIAKPATKRFEPGHGFTFHGHEDKGARMVPKIFTSLKLPLNEKMKYVQKLVQLHLRPIVLAKTEVTDSAVRRLLFEAGDDVDDLMILCESDITTKNPNKVKRYMQNFEIVKNKLVELEEKDRIRNWQPIIKGEEIMKLYNLEAGRIVGVLKNALKDAVLDGLIQNTYDEAKAFLDNKFKELQS